Proteins from one Azospirillum ramasamyi genomic window:
- a CDS encoding glutamine synthetase family protein, with protein sequence MGFMEDFIKKNRITEVECLVPDMSGIARGKIVPAEKFLRILRDRGLRLPEAIFVQTVTGEFPDDEDITSDENSDIYMIPDERTIRFVPWYNEPTAQVITDCVYADGRPVDVSPRHVLKRILALYEDRGWKPIVAPELEFFLVQVNKDPDYPLVPPVGRNGRMESGRQAFGIDAVNEFDPIFEAVYDFCEKQDIDIDTLTHEAGAAQIEINFNHGDALELADQAFLFKRTAREAAIRHQVYATFMAKPMQGEPGSAMHIHQSVVDTDTGRNLFANPDGTDSDLFMSHIAGLQKYLPYAMPLLAPNVNSYRRLVPNSDAPINVHWGRDNRTTGLRVPVSQPDARRVENRVAGADANPYLAIAASLACGFIGMTQGLEPNDPIKGSAYRLAFTLPRHQSEALTKFNACKPLKEILGERFIDAVTCVKETEYKAYNRVISSWERENLLLNV encoded by the coding sequence ATGGGTTTTATGGAAGACTTCATCAAGAAGAACCGCATTACCGAAGTCGAATGTCTGGTGCCAGACATGTCGGGCATAGCGCGGGGAAAGATCGTTCCCGCCGAGAAGTTCCTCCGCATCCTGCGCGACCGTGGCCTGCGCCTGCCAGAGGCGATCTTCGTCCAGACCGTGACCGGTGAGTTCCCCGACGACGAGGACATCACCTCGGACGAGAATTCCGACATCTACATGATCCCGGACGAACGCACGATCCGCTTCGTCCCCTGGTACAACGAGCCGACGGCGCAGGTGATCACCGATTGCGTCTATGCCGACGGCCGCCCGGTGGACGTCTCGCCCCGCCATGTCCTGAAGCGCATTCTGGCGCTGTACGAGGATCGCGGCTGGAAGCCGATCGTGGCGCCGGAACTGGAGTTCTTCCTGGTCCAGGTCAACAAGGATCCCGATTACCCGCTGGTGCCGCCGGTCGGGCGCAACGGCCGGATGGAGAGCGGCCGGCAGGCCTTCGGCATCGATGCGGTCAACGAATTCGATCCGATCTTCGAGGCGGTCTATGACTTCTGCGAAAAGCAGGACATCGACATCGACACGCTGACCCACGAGGCCGGCGCCGCCCAGATCGAGATCAATTTCAACCACGGCGACGCGCTGGAACTGGCCGATCAGGCATTCCTGTTCAAGCGCACGGCGCGCGAGGCGGCGATCCGCCATCAGGTCTACGCCACCTTCATGGCGAAGCCGATGCAGGGCGAACCGGGCAGCGCCATGCACATCCACCAGTCGGTTGTGGACACCGATACCGGCCGCAACCTGTTCGCCAACCCGGACGGCACCGACAGCGACCTGTTCATGTCGCATATCGCCGGCCTGCAGAAATACCTGCCCTACGCGATGCCGTTGCTGGCGCCCAACGTCAACAGCTACCGCCGGCTGGTCCCGAACTCCGATGCGCCGATCAACGTGCATTGGGGCCGCGACAACCGCACGACCGGCCTGCGCGTGCCGGTGTCGCAGCCCGACGCCCGCCGGGTGGAGAACCGGGTGGCCGGCGCCGACGCCAACCCCTATCTCGCCATCGCCGCGTCGCTCGCCTGCGGCTTCATCGGCATGACCCAGGGGCTGGAGCCGAACGACCCGATCAAGGGATCGGCCTATCGCCTCGCCTTCACCCTGCCGCGCCACCAGTCGGAGGCGCTGACCAAGTTCAACGCCTGCAAGCCGCTGAAGGAAATCCTCGGCGAACGCTTCATCGACGCCGTCACCTGCGTGAAGGAGACGGAGTACAAGGCCTATAACCGCGTCATCAGCTCGTGGGAGCGGGAAAACCTGCTGCTGAACGTCTGA
- a CDS encoding NAD(P)/FAD-dependent oxidoreductase, whose protein sequence is MPKASYLNSWYAASAAPRADRPILEGEVACDVCIVGGGYTGLTAALELAERGFDVVLLEAERCGWGASGRNGGQIITGYNKPMATIEGWVGKEDARRLWEFGEEAKAQLAERVERHAISCDLTWGFAYAALKPRHMQDVAALEREMRDGYGYDRVRRLDRAGIRAHVGSDAYIGGLLDEGSGHLHPLNYALGLARAADAAGVRIFENSRATAMDSGPKPWVGTGRGRVTAKHLILAGNAYLGGLSPPLDRNIMPVATYMIATEPLGEERAAALLPTNIAVSDMKFSLDYFRRSADHRLLFGGGVSYSGVDAPGLKQGMRQKMLAIYPELKDARIDYFWGGRVAITMNRMPHLGRLSPTTLFAHGYSGHGVALAGMAGRVMAEAVGGSAGRFDVFARIPHTPFPGGRRFRTPALVLAMMWFRLRDLL, encoded by the coding sequence ATGCCGAAAGCCTCATACCTGAACAGCTGGTACGCGGCCTCCGCCGCTCCCCGAGCCGACCGCCCGATCCTGGAGGGGGAGGTCGCCTGCGACGTCTGCATCGTCGGCGGCGGCTATACCGGCCTGACCGCGGCGCTGGAGCTGGCGGAGCGCGGCTTCGACGTCGTGCTGCTGGAGGCGGAGCGCTGCGGCTGGGGCGCTTCGGGCCGCAACGGCGGGCAGATCATCACCGGCTACAACAAGCCGATGGCGACGATCGAGGGTTGGGTCGGCAAGGAGGATGCCCGCCGCCTGTGGGAGTTCGGGGAGGAGGCCAAGGCCCAGCTGGCCGAGCGGGTGGAGCGCCACGCCATCTCCTGCGACCTGACCTGGGGCTTCGCCTATGCCGCGTTGAAGCCGCGCCACATGCAGGACGTCGCCGCGCTGGAGCGCGAGATGCGCGACGGCTACGGCTATGACCGGGTGAGGCGGCTGGACCGCGCCGGCATCCGCGCGCATGTCGGCAGCGATGCCTATATCGGCGGCCTGCTGGACGAGGGCAGCGGCCATCTGCACCCGCTGAACTACGCGCTCGGCCTCGCCCGCGCCGCCGACGCCGCCGGGGTGCGCATCTTCGAGAACAGCCGCGCCACCGCCATGGACAGCGGGCCGAAGCCCTGGGTCGGCACCGGGCGCGGCCGGGTGACGGCGAAGCACCTGATCCTGGCCGGCAACGCCTATCTCGGCGGGTTGTCGCCGCCGCTCGACCGCAACATCATGCCGGTGGCGACCTACATGATCGCCACCGAACCGCTGGGCGAGGAGCGGGCCGCCGCGCTGCTGCCGACGAACATAGCGGTTTCGGACATGAAATTCTCGCTCGACTACTTCCGCCGGTCCGCCGACCACCGGCTGCTGTTCGGCGGCGGCGTCAGCTATTCCGGGGTGGACGCGCCGGGGCTGAAGCAGGGGATGCGGCAGAAGATGCTGGCGATCTACCCCGAGCTGAAGGACGCCCGCATCGATTACTTCTGGGGCGGGCGGGTCGCCATCACCATGAACCGCATGCCGCATCTCGGCCGGCTGTCGCCGACCACGCTGTTCGCCCACGGTTATTCCGGCCATGGCGTGGCGCTGGCCGGCATGGCCGGGCGGGTGATGGCGGAGGCGGTCGGCGGCAGCGCCGGGCGTTTCGACGTGTTCGCCCGCATCCCCCACACGCCCTTCCCCGGCGGGCGGCGGTTCCGCACCCCGGCACTGGTCCTCGCAATGATGTGGTTCCGTCTGCGAGATCTGCTGTAG
- the smc gene encoding chromosome segregation protein SMC, which translates to MQFTRLRLSGFKSFVDSTELVIEPGMTGIVGPNGCGKSNLVEALRWVMGETSAKRMRGGDMDDVIFGGTSSRPARNLGEVTLAVDNRSRTAPAGFNEHDELEITRRIERGSGSDYRINGKLVRARDVQLLFADNASGAGSPALVSQGKVAQIISAKPQDRRALLEEAAGITGLHSRRHEAELRLKAAEANLTRLDDVIGAMDTQLQSLKKQARQASRYRNLSDQIRKAEAVLWHLRWIAAQEERAGAHAAFEASEAAVRDRMLAVNQFAARRTEAAAGLPEKRQDEARAAAALQRLVIAREQLDAEEKRVADQQRALEARLRQIAGDLGREEALAADAGEALARLMAERDRLIAAQSDEEMLEEAAADALAEAREQVDALDRELTRLTEAVATDEARRAATQRQAAELESRAAGLAKRLAEQQAQRAALEAEIAARADLSDAELAVELAEQRLEQAREAAEAAEQAKAEAEPAQSRAREALSAADSTRAKLRAEERALSELLEAGAGGPFPPLVDAVAVSPGYEGALAAALGDALTAPLDEEAPVHWRTLPAYGSVAPLPDGVEPLSSRVEGPRAAARALAHVGVVDDAAVAGALAATLAPGQVLVSRDGGAWRWDGLTVQAGAPTAAAIRLKQRNRLAELRGDLEIAEERVDLARETLDAAKLAVEEAAQADRRARDAVREGFATLNAARDRHAKLAREADAASSRLAALAESVERLAADEREAAARRDEVLELLESLPDPREGRERVNDQRAALAERRAMLAERQNAVDRLTREAQARRQRLAAIEAETASWDTRSAGAGGRVAELRQRADEAEGELAQLSGRPAAIAAERQDLLDRIAMAERDRKLAADGLAEAESRLAETEKALRDAEAALADGREARARAEAAVSAALQQERTLTERIAERLDCRPEDTRAAADLDPAEPMPDAAAVEARLDKLTRERENMGPVNLRAEIEAEELETQITSLHGEREDLTAAIARLRQGISSLNREARERLVASFDVVNRDFQELFTRLFGGGKAYLELVNAEDPLNAGLEIYASPPGKKLQVLSLLSGGEQALTALSLLFAVFRSNPAPICVLDEVDAPLDEANVGRFCDLVEDIAREGDTRFLIITHHRLTMARVDRLFGVTMVERGVSQLVSVDLSGAEELRGVA; encoded by the coding sequence GTGCAGTTCACGCGTCTCCGCCTGTCGGGTTTCAAGTCTTTCGTCGATTCCACGGAACTGGTCATCGAACCCGGCATGACCGGGATCGTCGGTCCAAACGGTTGCGGCAAGTCCAATCTGGTGGAGGCGCTGCGATGGGTGATGGGCGAAACGTCGGCCAAGCGCATGCGCGGCGGCGACATGGACGACGTCATCTTCGGCGGCACCTCCAGCCGGCCGGCCCGTAATCTGGGCGAGGTGACGCTGGCGGTGGACAACCGGTCGCGCACCGCGCCCGCCGGTTTCAACGAGCATGACGAGCTGGAGATCACCCGGCGGATCGAGCGCGGCTCCGGCTCCGACTACCGCATCAACGGCAAGCTGGTGAGGGCGCGTGACGTCCAGCTGCTGTTCGCCGACAACGCGTCGGGTGCGGGATCGCCGGCTCTGGTCAGCCAGGGCAAGGTCGCGCAGATCATCTCGGCCAAGCCGCAGGATCGCCGCGCCCTGCTGGAGGAAGCCGCCGGCATCACCGGCCTGCATTCCCGCCGGCACGAGGCCGAACTGCGGCTGAAGGCGGCGGAAGCCAACCTGACCCGCCTCGACGACGTGATCGGGGCGATGGATACCCAGCTGCAAAGTCTGAAGAAACAGGCGCGGCAGGCATCCCGCTACCGCAACCTGTCCGACCAGATCCGCAAGGCGGAGGCCGTGCTGTGGCACCTGCGCTGGATCGCCGCCCAGGAGGAGCGCGCCGGCGCCCATGCCGCCTTCGAGGCATCCGAGGCGGCGGTGCGCGACCGCATGCTCGCCGTCAACCAGTTCGCCGCCCGCCGGACGGAGGCCGCCGCCGGCCTGCCGGAGAAGCGCCAGGACGAGGCGCGCGCGGCGGCCGCCCTGCAACGGCTGGTGATCGCCCGCGAACAACTCGACGCCGAGGAGAAGCGCGTCGCCGACCAGCAGCGTGCCTTGGAGGCCCGGCTGCGCCAGATTGCCGGCGACCTCGGCCGTGAGGAGGCGCTGGCCGCCGATGCCGGGGAGGCGCTGGCCCGGCTGATGGCCGAGCGCGACCGCCTGATCGCCGCCCAGTCCGACGAGGAGATGCTGGAGGAAGCCGCGGCGGACGCATTGGCCGAGGCGCGCGAGCAGGTCGATGCCCTCGACCGCGAGCTGACCCGCCTGACCGAGGCGGTCGCCACGGACGAGGCCCGCCGCGCCGCCACGCAGCGTCAGGCCGCCGAACTGGAATCCCGCGCCGCCGGCCTCGCCAAGCGGCTGGCCGAGCAGCAGGCCCAGCGCGCCGCACTGGAGGCCGAGATCGCCGCCCGCGCCGACCTGTCGGATGCTGAACTGGCGGTGGAACTCGCCGAACAGCGGCTGGAACAGGCGCGCGAGGCGGCCGAGGCGGCCGAACAGGCGAAGGCCGAGGCCGAGCCGGCCCAATCCCGCGCCCGCGAGGCGCTGTCCGCCGCCGACTCCACCCGCGCCAAGCTGCGTGCCGAGGAACGGGCGCTGTCCGAATTGCTGGAGGCCGGAGCCGGCGGGCCGTTTCCGCCGCTGGTCGACGCGGTGGCGGTGTCGCCCGGCTATGAGGGGGCGCTGGCCGCCGCGCTCGGCGATGCGCTGACCGCGCCGCTGGACGAGGAAGCGCCGGTGCATTGGCGCACGCTGCCGGCCTATGGGTCGGTGGCGCCGCTGCCGGACGGGGTGGAGCCGCTGTCGAGCCGCGTGGAGGGGCCGCGCGCCGCCGCCCGTGCTCTCGCCCATGTCGGGGTGGTCGACGATGCCGCCGTCGCCGGGGCTTTGGCCGCGACGCTGGCGCCGGGGCAGGTGCTGGTCAGCCGTGACGGCGGCGCGTGGCGCTGGGACGGGCTGACCGTTCAGGCCGGCGCCCCCACCGCCGCGGCGATCCGTCTGAAGCAGCGCAACCGGCTGGCCGAACTGCGGGGCGATCTGGAGATTGCCGAGGAACGGGTCGATCTGGCGCGCGAGACTCTGGACGCCGCGAAACTGGCGGTCGAGGAAGCTGCCCAGGCCGACCGCCGCGCCCGCGACGCCGTGCGCGAAGGCTTTGCCACGCTGAACGCCGCCCGCGACCGCCACGCCAAGCTTGCGCGCGAGGCCGACGCCGCGTCCTCCCGCCTTGCGGCATTGGCGGAGTCCGTCGAGCGGCTTGCCGCCGACGAGCGCGAGGCCGCCGCCCGGCGCGACGAGGTGCTGGAATTGCTGGAGTCGCTGCCGGACCCGCGCGAGGGCCGGGAACGGGTGAACGACCAGCGTGCCGCACTGGCCGAACGCCGCGCCATGCTGGCCGAGCGGCAGAATGCCGTCGACCGTCTGACGCGCGAGGCCCAGGCCCGGCGTCAGCGTCTGGCGGCGATCGAGGCCGAAACGGCGTCGTGGGACACCCGCTCCGCCGGGGCCGGGGGGCGGGTGGCCGAACTGCGCCAGCGCGCCGACGAGGCCGAGGGCGAACTCGCCCAGCTGTCCGGGCGGCCCGCGGCGATCGCGGCGGAGCGCCAGGATTTGCTCGACCGCATCGCCATGGCGGAGCGCGACCGCAAGCTTGCGGCCGATGGGTTGGCAGAGGCCGAGTCCCGGCTGGCGGAGACCGAAAAGGCGCTGCGCGATGCCGAAGCGGCGCTGGCCGACGGCCGCGAGGCGCGGGCGCGGGCCGAGGCCGCGGTGTCCGCCGCTCTCCAGCAGGAACGCACCCTGACGGAGCGCATCGCCGAACGGCTGGACTGCCGGCCGGAGGATACCCGCGCCGCCGCCGACCTCGACCCTGCGGAGCCGATGCCCGATGCGGCGGCGGTGGAGGCCCGGCTCGACAAGCTGACGCGCGAGCGCGAGAACATGGGGCCGGTCAACCTGCGCGCCGAGATCGAGGCGGAGGAACTGGAAACCCAGATCACCAGCCTGCATGGCGAGCGCGAGGATTTGACCGCGGCCATCGCCCGCCTGCGCCAGGGCATTTCCAGCCTGAACCGCGAGGCGCGCGAAAGGCTGGTCGCCAGCTTCGACGTGGTCAACCGCGACTTCCAGGAGCTGTTCACCCGCCTGTTCGGCGGCGGCAAGGCCTATCTGGAGCTGGTCAACGCCGAGGATCCGCTGAACGCCGGACTGGAGATCTACGCCAGCCCGCCGGGCAAGAAGCTGCAGGTGCTCTCGCTGCTGTCGGGCGGCGAGCAGGCCTTGACCGCGCTGTCGCTGCTGTTCGCCGTCTTCCGGTCGAACCCGGCGCCGATCTGCGTGCTGGACGAGGTGGACGCCCCGCTGGACGAGGCGAATGTCGGGCGCTTCTGCGATCTGGTGGAGGACATCGCCCGCGAAGGCGACACCCGTTTCCTCATCATCACCCACCACCGCCTGACCATGGCGCGCGTCGACCGCCTGTTCGGCGTGACCATGGTGGAGCGCGGCGTGTCGCAGCTGGTCAGCGTGGACTTGAGCGGCGCGGAGGAGCTTCGCGGGGTGGCGTGA
- a CDS encoding DsbA family protein — MNRKILGIAGLLAIGFTAAFGTAMTAASTAAQAAATLPPVSEMMVDRVLGDPNAPVTILDYSSMTCSHCANFHINVLPKIKEAYIDTGKAKLVFRDFPFDQAALSAAMLAHCAPPERYFPLTDVLFKSQSNWSRSSDPTKALSQYGKLAGMSQETIDACLANKDLADAILNTRLTGQNQYKIEATPTFILNDGKARIEGAQSFETFAKEIDKLLN, encoded by the coding sequence GTGAACCGCAAAATCCTGGGAATCGCCGGCCTCCTGGCCATCGGCTTCACCGCCGCGTTCGGCACCGCCATGACCGCGGCGTCCACGGCCGCACAGGCCGCGGCCACCCTGCCGCCGGTTTCGGAGATGATGGTCGACCGCGTGCTGGGCGATCCGAATGCGCCGGTGACGATCCTCGACTATTCGTCGATGACCTGCTCGCACTGCGCCAATTTCCACATCAACGTGCTGCCGAAGATCAAGGAGGCCTACATCGACACCGGCAAGGCCAAGCTGGTCTTCCGCGACTTCCCCTTCGATCAGGCCGCGCTCAGCGCCGCCATGCTGGCCCACTGCGCCCCGCCCGAGCGGTATTTCCCGCTGACCGACGTGCTGTTCAAGAGCCAGTCGAACTGGAGCCGCTCCTCCGATCCGACCAAGGCGCTGTCGCAGTACGGCAAGCTGGCCGGGATGAGCCAGGAGACCATCGACGCCTGCCTCGCCAACAAGGACCTGGCCGACGCCATCCTGAACACCCGCCTGACCGGCCAGAACCAGTATAAGATCGAGGCCACCCCCACCTTCATCCTCAACGACGGCAAGGCCCGCATCGAAGGCGCCCAGTCGTTCGAGACCTTCGCGAAGGAAATCGACAAGCTGCTGAACTAA
- a CDS encoding DUF721 domain-containing protein, with product MNGPRRIGQSVPEVAGKVLGKRGLAFGALITDWPSIVGHQLSLRTAPDKLSFPRGKREEATLHIRAMGAIALELQHLEPQIIERINSFFGYRAVAKIKLIHAALPSTPSPVVRPRALTMDEEIGITATTAEVEDEELRATLERFGRSLMARPKRAAR from the coding sequence ATGAACGGACCGCGTCGCATCGGCCAATCCGTTCCGGAGGTCGCCGGCAAGGTGCTGGGCAAGCGCGGACTTGCCTTCGGCGCGCTGATCACCGACTGGCCGTCCATCGTCGGCCATCAGCTGTCGCTGCGCACCGCCCCCGACAAGCTCAGCTTTCCCCGCGGCAAGCGCGAGGAGGCGACGCTGCATATCCGCGCCATGGGCGCCATCGCGCTGGAGCTGCAGCATCTGGAACCGCAGATCATCGAGCGCATCAACAGTTTCTTCGGCTATCGCGCCGTGGCGAAGATCAAGCTGATCCACGCCGCCCTGCCGTCCACTCCCTCCCCGGTGGTGCGCCCGCGCGCCCTGACCATGGACGAGGAGATCGGCATCACCGCCACCACCGCTGAGGTCGAGGACGAGGAGCTGCGCGCCACCCTTGAACGTTTCGGCCGCTCGCTGATGGCCCGGCCGAAACGTGCGGCGCGCTAG
- the mutY gene encoding A/G-specific adenine glycosylase, with translation MIPNSIEAARRLLSWYDRHRRDLPWRARPGETADPYRVWLSEIMLQQTTVPAAAPYYRSFTERWPTVRDLADAPLDDVLVAWAGLGYYARARNLHKCARVVADLHGGRFPGDEAALLELPGIGAYTAAAITAIAFGRKATVVDGNVERVIARIFAVEEPLPNAKPALRRLAATLTPDFRPGDYAQAMMDLGATICTPRKPKCMLCPWADFCEARAAGIAESLPRKAAKSEKPTRRGVAYWLLNPEGAVLLRRRAEEGLLGGMAEVPSTAWGPEPPGEAAVAAQQPLPARWRRLPGLVRHTFTHFHLELEVVAAQAGPDWQRADGNWVPVDRLGDQALPSVMVKVVRLALANA, from the coding sequence ATGATACCGAATTCGATCGAGGCCGCCCGGCGGCTGCTGTCCTGGTACGACCGCCACCGCCGCGACCTGCCCTGGCGCGCCAGGCCGGGGGAAACCGCCGATCCCTACCGGGTCTGGCTGTCGGAGATCATGCTGCAGCAGACCACCGTGCCCGCCGCAGCCCCCTATTACCGCAGCTTCACCGAACGCTGGCCGACCGTGCGCGATCTGGCCGACGCGCCGCTGGACGACGTGCTGGTGGCCTGGGCGGGGCTCGGCTACTACGCGCGCGCCCGCAACCTGCACAAATGCGCCCGCGTGGTGGCCGACCTGCATGGCGGGCGGTTTCCCGGCGACGAGGCGGCATTGCTGGAGTTGCCGGGCATCGGCGCCTATACCGCCGCCGCCATCACGGCCATCGCCTTCGGCCGCAAGGCCACCGTGGTGGACGGCAATGTGGAGCGGGTGATCGCCCGCATCTTCGCGGTGGAGGAGCCGCTGCCCAACGCCAAGCCCGCCCTGCGCCGGCTGGCGGCCACCCTGACGCCGGATTTCCGTCCCGGCGACTATGCCCAGGCGATGATGGATCTGGGCGCCACCATCTGCACCCCGCGCAAGCCGAAATGCATGCTGTGCCCCTGGGCGGATTTTTGCGAGGCGCGCGCCGCCGGCATCGCCGAAAGCCTGCCGCGCAAGGCGGCCAAGAGCGAGAAGCCGACCCGGCGCGGCGTCGCCTATTGGCTGCTGAACCCCGAGGGCGCCGTCCTGCTGCGCCGCCGGGCGGAGGAAGGGCTGCTGGGCGGCATGGCGGAGGTGCCGTCGACCGCCTGGGGACCGGAACCGCCGGGCGAGGCCGCGGTCGCGGCGCAACAGCCCCTGCCCGCGCGCTGGCGCCGGCTGCCGGGACTGGTCCGCCATACATTCACCCATTTTCACCTTGAGCTTGAGGTGGTCGCCGCCCAGGCCGGTCCGGACTGGCAGCGGGCCGACGGGAATTGGGTGCCGGTGGACCGCCTGGGCGATCAGGCGTTGCCGTCGGTGATGGTCAAGGTGGTGCGCCTCGCGCTTGCCAATGCGTGA
- a CDS encoding DUF1194 domain-containing protein: protein MTAVLFVLLALTGLAKADPPGKGEWAGVALVLALDGSASITTGDLEFQLQGHAAAFRDPAVADALSSARARVTLAAYSGPNSLKVLIPWTTLNKPEDAGHFADRIDALPRGFQGDSTAIGSALLEAAKLFDRGGKAPRQVIDLVSNGFSNAGIDPAEARDRVTRRGIIVNGLAILDEFSWLEEYFEESVIGGPGSFVKSAMDKDSFVAALRQKLILEMVSLPDHMPRPSAATP, encoded by the coding sequence GTGACGGCCGTTCTGTTCGTCCTCCTGGCCCTGACCGGGCTTGCGAAGGCGGACCCGCCGGGCAAGGGGGAATGGGCGGGCGTGGCGCTGGTGCTGGCGCTCGACGGGTCGGCCTCCATCACGACCGGCGATCTTGAATTCCAGCTTCAGGGCCATGCCGCCGCCTTCCGCGACCCGGCGGTGGCGGATGCGCTGTCCTCGGCCAGGGCGCGGGTGACTCTGGCTGCCTATTCGGGCCCGAACAGCCTGAAGGTGCTGATCCCCTGGACGACTCTGAACAAGCCGGAGGATGCCGGCCATTTCGCCGACCGCATCGACGCCCTGCCCCGCGGCTTCCAGGGCGACTCGACGGCCATCGGCAGCGCCTTACTGGAGGCGGCGAAGCTGTTCGACCGCGGCGGCAAGGCACCGCGGCAGGTGATCGATCTGGTCTCCAACGGCTTTTCCAACGCCGGAATCGACCCGGCCGAGGCCCGCGACCGGGTGACGAGGCGGGGAATCATCGTCAACGGCCTCGCCATACTCGACGAATTCTCCTGGCTGGAGGAGTATTTCGAGGAGAGTGTGATCGGCGGTCCGGGAAGCTTCGTGAAAAGCGCCATGGACAAGGACAGCTTCGTCGCCGCGTTGCGGCAGAAGCTGATCCTTGAAATGGTATCCCTGCCCGATCACATGCCACGCCCAAGCGCCGCCACTCCCTAG
- a CDS encoding NAD(P)/FAD-dependent oxidoreductase: MESVDFLVVGAGIAGASAAYELAAQGRVVVLERESQPGYHSTGRSAALYTQTYGPAPIRALTVASWDFYTNPPAGFAEHDMLTPRGALIIGGGDQIDRLDAEYEQGRRLTPSVERYDRGQVLARAPFLRPDYVAGGGVWEPDARDIDVHALHQGYLRGLKARGGRVVTDAEVRALARRDGLWVAETSAGTFAAPVVVNAAGAWADKLAKLAGVATVGLVPKRRTAITFDPVFEDPADKDGLDGWPMVSEVAETFYVKPDAGRLMASPADQTPVEPCDVQPEDIDVALTVDRLEQASRFTVRRLAHRWAGLRSFVADKVPVVGFAPDAEGFFWLAGQGGYGIQTAPAMGRVAAGLATGRGLPEDVRTLGVAETDLSPARLR, encoded by the coding sequence GTGGAAAGCGTCGATTTTCTGGTGGTCGGGGCCGGCATCGCCGGCGCGTCGGCGGCCTATGAGCTGGCCGCGCAGGGCCGGGTGGTGGTTCTGGAGCGCGAATCGCAGCCGGGCTATCACTCCACCGGCCGGTCCGCGGCGCTCTATACCCAGACCTACGGCCCGGCGCCGATCCGCGCACTGACGGTGGCGAGCTGGGATTTCTACACCAACCCGCCTGCCGGCTTCGCCGAACACGACATGCTGACGCCCCGCGGCGCGCTGATCATCGGCGGCGGCGACCAGATCGACCGGCTGGATGCGGAGTATGAGCAGGGCCGCCGCCTGACGCCGTCGGTCGAACGTTACGACCGTGGCCAGGTCCTGGCCCGGGCACCCTTCCTGCGACCGGACTATGTGGCCGGCGGCGGCGTGTGGGAACCCGATGCCCGCGACATCGATGTCCACGCCCTGCATCAGGGCTATCTGCGCGGACTGAAGGCGCGCGGCGGCCGGGTGGTGACCGATGCCGAAGTGCGAGCGCTCGCTCGCCGCGACGGCCTGTGGGTGGCGGAGACCAGCGCCGGAACCTTCGCCGCGCCGGTGGTGGTGAACGCCGCCGGGGCCTGGGCCGACAAACTGGCGAAGCTGGCCGGAGTCGCGACGGTCGGGCTGGTGCCGAAGCGGCGCACCGCCATCACCTTCGATCCGGTATTCGAGGATCCGGCCGACAAGGACGGGCTGGACGGCTGGCCGATGGTGTCGGAAGTGGCCGAGACCTTCTACGTCAAGCCCGATGCCGGCCGCCTCATGGCCTCGCCCGCCGATCAGACCCCGGTCGAGCCCTGCGACGTACAGCCTGAGGACATAGACGTCGCCCTGACGGTGGATCGGCTGGAACAAGCCTCGCGCTTCACTGTTCGGAGATTGGCCCACCGTTGGGCGGGGCTGCGCAGCTTCGTGGCGGACAAGGTTCCGGTCGTGGGGTTCGCGCCCGATGCGGAAGGGTTCTTCTGGCTGGCCGGCCAGGGCGGCTACGGCATTCAGACCGCACCGGCCATGGGACGGGTGGCGGCCGGACTCGCCACCGGCCGGGGTCTGCCGGAGGATGTACGGACATTGGGCGTCGCCGAGACCGACCTGTCGCCGGCCCGGCTGCGGTAA
- a CDS encoding OmpW/AlkL family protein: MTILSRAAAALLATSALVAIASPSLAQDFKGKSAGDILVRARGLAVLPQEKGTLNNSALGDIGSAKVGNDYIPEVDFTYFFTDNIAAELIAGTSRHKVSGNLLPALGGGIDVGKVSLLPPTLTVQYHFMPKERISPYVGAGINYTLFYNADAANNPNAAGLSVTDVEYKNRFGWALQAGVDVALTGNWSLNLDVKKIFLKTDVTATVNGALPVTSKVTLDPWLVGVGLGYRF; the protein is encoded by the coding sequence ATGACCATCCTGTCGCGCGCCGCCGCCGCCCTGCTGGCGACCTCGGCCCTTGTCGCCATCGCTTCCCCGTCGCTCGCTCAGGACTTCAAGGGCAAGTCGGCCGGCGACATTCTCGTCCGTGCGCGCGGCCTGGCCGTACTGCCGCAGGAAAAGGGCACTCTGAACAACAGCGCGCTGGGCGACATCGGGTCGGCCAAGGTCGGCAACGACTACATTCCCGAAGTCGACTTCACCTATTTCTTCACCGACAACATCGCCGCCGAGCTGATCGCCGGCACCAGCCGCCACAAGGTCAGCGGCAACCTGCTGCCGGCGCTGGGCGGCGGCATCGATGTCGGCAAGGTTTCCCTGCTGCCGCCGACCCTGACGGTGCAGTACCACTTCATGCCGAAGGAGCGCATCAGCCCCTACGTCGGCGCCGGCATCAACTACACCCTGTTCTACAACGCGGATGCGGCCAACAACCCGAACGCCGCCGGCCTGAGCGTCACCGACGTCGAGTACAAGAACCGCTTCGGCTGGGCCCTGCAGGCCGGTGTCGACGTCGCCCTGACCGGCAACTGGTCGCTGAACCTCGACGTCAAGAAGATCTTCCTGAAGACCGACGTCACCGCGACTGTCAACGGCGCGCTGCCGGTCACCTCGAAGGTCACGCTGGACCCGTGGCTGGTCGGCGTCGGCCTCGGCTACCGCTTCTAA